A region of Vitis riparia cultivar Riparia Gloire de Montpellier isolate 1030 chromosome 1, EGFV_Vit.rip_1.0, whole genome shotgun sequence DNA encodes the following proteins:
- the LOC117915543 gene encoding protein PHLOEM PROTEIN 2-LIKE A5-like, with the protein MTHEQREGGYSSPHWKGDGSTVDQSCSGLIKVPVKALDITWGNDTRFWQQIDLTDHDTQEIGFKEGMLLLQVNWIEVKGNLNITPTEDTKYEIYYMVKFRVDAFGWHSAPIKFKVRHKGEETHSNIMILESYREKHDVWHEIPGGEFSFASKDPVNVEFGIFEVDSDWWKGGMVLGGVKIKAKSG; encoded by the exons ATGACTCATGAACAAAGAGAAGGAGGTTACTCCAGCCCACATTGGAAAGGC GATGGTTCTACAGTTGACCAAAGTTGCTCAGGATTGATTAAAGTCCCTGTTAAGGCTCTAGACATCACATGGGGTAATGATACTCGGTTTTGGCAACAGATAGATCTTACGGATCATGATACCCA GGAGATCGGATTCAAGGAAGGTATGCTACTCCTTCAGGTGAATTGGATTGAAGTCAAAGGAAATCTGAATATCACTCCCACTGAGGAcacaaaatatgaaatatattatatggTCAAGTTCAGGGTTGATGCATTTGGTTGGCATTCAGCTCCTATCAAGTTCAAGGTGAGACACAAAGGAGAAGAGACACACAGTAACATTATGATATTGGAGTCCTACAGAGAGAAACATGATGTGTGGCATGAAATTCCAGGTGGTGAATTCTCATTTGCATCAAAGGACCCTGTGAATGTTGAATTTGGTATCTTTGAAGTTGATAGTGACTGGTGGAAGGGTGGTATGGTTCTTGGAGGAGTTAAGATTAAGGCAAAATCAGGTTGA
- the LOC117913944 gene encoding protein PHLOEM PROTEIN 2-LIKE A9-like — MSSTTPHHDAEDPPQLQLKDGKLMATFNPRQLNVIWGRDPRYWKMPEKTSGGPAELLQVCLLEVSGSLPIRSSAPSGTKFRITFQVSFKSDAFGWNNCPVCVMAKFGKKGKYTWTKITLRTDYSRPTNILPSPEGLEITKDASNANDTIYFGLYEVWSGKWKGGLELHNATVEQINNK; from the exons ATGTCTTCGACAACTCCTCATCACGATGCAGAAGACCCCCCCCAGTTGCAG TTGAAGGATGGCAAGTTGATGGCTACGTTTAATCCCAGACAGCTGAACGTTATCTGGGGCAGAGATCCCCGCTACTGGAAGATGCCAGAAAA GACCAGCGGCGGTCCTGCAGAACTATTGCAGGTATGCTTGCTTGAAGTGAGTGGCAGTCTCCCCATACGCAGCAGCGCACCAAGTGGAACCAAGTTCAGAATTACCTTCCAAGTATCCTTCAAATCCGATGCATTTGGATGGAATAACTGTCCCGTTTGTGTGATGGCTAAGTTTGGGAAGAAAGGAAAGTACACGTGGACGAAAATAACGCTGCGTACTGACTATTCACGGCCAACCAATATCCTCCCCTCACCTGAGGGCCTGGAGATTACCaaagatgcttcaaatgcaaATGATACCATTTACTTTGGCCTATATGAAGTATGGAGTGGGAAGTGGAAGGGAGGATTAGAACTTCATAATGCCACGGTTGaacaaatcaataataaatag
- the LOC117914499 gene encoding protein PHLOEM PROTEIN 2-LIKE A9-like, with the protein KRLPTICRGSNRPAELLRVCWLEVSGSVPIGSVPPGTKYRITFQISLKSDAFGWNDSPVYVMAKFGKEGKYSWKKISLQAHYSQPTSIPSTEGLEIETEDANDTIYFGLYDIWTGHWKGGLQLHNVTVEQINNIQ; encoded by the coding sequence AAACGTCTACCCACCATTTGCAGGGGCAGCAACCGCCCTGCAGAACTATTGAGGGTATGCTGGCTTGAAGTGAGCGGTAGTGTCCCCATAGGCAGCGTACCACCTGGAACCAAGTACAGAATTACCTTCCAAATATCCTTGAAATCCGATGCATTTGGATGGAATGACTCTCCCGTTTATGTGATGGCTAAGTTTGGGAAGGAAGGAAAGTACAGTTGGAAGAAAATATCGCTGCAAGCTCACTATTCACAGCCAACCAGTATCCCCTCAACTGAGGGCCTAGAGATTGAAACCGAAGATGCAAATGATACCATTTACTTTGGCCTATATGATATATGGACTGGGCACTGGAAGGGAGGATTACAACTTCATAATGTCACGGTTGAACAAATCAATAATATACAGTAA
- the LOC117913932 gene encoding protein PHLOEM PROTEIN 2-LIKE A9-like isoform X1, with translation MSSTTPHHDAEDPPQLQFKDGKLMATFNPRQLNVIWGRDPRYWKMPEKNSSGPAELLQVCWLEVSGSVPIRSSAPSGTKFKITFQVSFKSDAFGWNNCPVYVMAKFGKKGKYTWTKISLRTDNSQPTNILPPDGLEIVTKDATTPNVNDTIYFGLYEVWSGKWKGGLELHNAKVEQINNTQ, from the exons ATGTCTTCGACAACTCCTCATCACGATGCAGAAGACCCCCCCCAGTTGCAG TTTAAGGATGGCAAGTTGATGGCTACGTTTAATCCCAGACAGCTGAACGTTATCTGGGGCAGAGACCCCCGCTACTGGAAGATGCCAGAAAA GAACAGCAGCGGTCCTGCAGAACTATTGCAGGTATGCTGGCTTGAAGTGAGCGGCAGTGTCCCCATACGCAGCAGCGCACCAAGTGGAACCAAGTTCAAAATTACCTTCCAAGTATCCTTCAAATCCGATGCATTTGGATGGAATAACTGTCCCGTTTATGTGATGGCTAAGTTTGGGAAGAAAGGAAAGTACACGTGGACGAAAATATCGCTGCGTACTGACAATTCACAGCCAACCAATATCCTCCCACCTGACGGCCTGGAGATTGTAACCAAAGATGCTACAACCCCAAATGTAAATGATACCATTTACTTTGGCCTATATGAAGTATGGAGTGGGAAGTGGAAGGGAGGATTAGAACTTCATAATGCCAAGGTTGAACAAATCAATAATACACAGTAA
- the LOC117915534 gene encoding lectin-like produces the protein MGSSWSQDESSQLSEKPGETLSQTLDINTKAKETIQAKQLPHNYAAIMKDADSPINESSIEKLNDQLYAGVLLNGNRKKFWMEKKFNNCFMIFARNLSITWAEDSRYWHWLKIKETSDVFVDVAELINVCWLEVHGKFETAKLSPGIMYKVAFVVMMKDPAYGWGVPVNLKLALPDGNTQEHKENLREKPKGQWIEIPVGQFQTSAENIGEIEFSLFEYEGGDWKSGLVVKGVIIQPKN, from the exons ATGGGATCAAGTTGGTCACAAGATGAGAGTTCACAGCTAAGTGAAAAACCTGGCGAGACTCTGTCACAGACCCTTGACATCAATACAAAGGCAAAGGAGACAATTCAAGCAAAACAGCTCCCACACAACTATGCAGCCATTATGAAAGATGCAGACTCGCCAATCAATGAGTCCTCCATCGAAAAGCTGAATGATCAGCTCTATGCTGGAGTGCTTTTAAATGGGAATAGGAAG AAATTTTGGATGGAAAAGAAGTTCAACAACTGCTTCATGATTTTTGCAAGGAATCTCTCAATCACTTGGGCTGAAGATTCTCGTTACTGGCACTGGCTTAAGATAAAGGAAACAAG TGATGTGTTTGTTGATGTAGCTGAACTTATAAATGTTTGCTGGCTCGAAGTGCATGGAAAATTTGAGACAGCAAAGCTCTCACCTGGAATTATGTACAAGGTTGCATTTGTGGTGATGATGAAGGATCCTGCCTATGGATGGGGAGTCCCAGTGAACCTCAAACTTGCTCTCCCAGATGGAAACACACAAgaacataaagaaaatttaagggaaaagcCAAAGGGACAATGGATAGAAATCCCAGTAGGGCAATTCCAGACATCAGCAGAAAACATTGGAGAGATTGAGTTCTCTCTGTTTGAATACGAAGGTGGGGATTGGAAAAGTGGACTCGTTGTAAAAGGTGTTatcattcaaccaaaaaattaa